From Chryseobacterium tructae, one genomic window encodes:
- a CDS encoding four helix bundle protein, whose amino-acid sequence MTKNFENFPVYIKSLDLIEKVYSFLQSQSFEKEFEFNNQIKRASFSISNNIAEGSEYNNNRQFIRYLKIAKGSCAEVRSMLIVSRRLKLGDQNKAEEIITLSREISSNISNFIKYLSENIEKPNL is encoded by the coding sequence ATGACGAAGAATTTTGAAAATTTTCCAGTATATATCAAAAGTTTAGATCTTATTGAAAAAGTTTATTCATTTCTTCAAAGTCAAAGTTTTGAAAAAGAATTTGAATTTAATAACCAGATAAAAAGAGCGAGTTTTTCAATTAGCAACAATATTGCGGAAGGCTCAGAATATAACAATAACAGACAATTTATTAGATATTTAAAAATTGCAAAAGGCAGCTGTGCTGAAGTAAGAAGCATGCTGATTGTAAGCAGAAGATTAAAATTAGGTGACCAAAATAAAGCAGAAGAAATCATTACCCTTTCGAGAGAAATTTCTTCAAACATATCAAACTTTATTAAGTATTTAAGTGAAAATATTGAGAAACCCAATCTTTAA
- a CDS encoding UDP-N-acetylmuramoyl-L-alanyl-D-glutamate--2,6-diaminopimelate ligase: MIITELVNRIPVIEIHGDNNREVLELVFDSRKVTENSLYIAIRGTVVDGHSFIASSIEKGATTIVCEEYPETLAENVTYIKVKDSAKTLGHLASNFYGNPSRKLKLIGVTGTNGKTSVSTLLFDVFRNLGYDSALLSTVEIRIGEEIIPATHTTPDVITINKILAEAVEKGCEFAFMEVSSHGIAQNRIEGLHFKVAGFTNLTHDHLDYHKTFEEYLKTKKRFFDELEDTAVAITNVDDKNGNVMLQNTKAKKKSYALKTMADFHGKLLEVDFNGMLLNFNGKEFWTTLTGKFNVYNLLLVFGIAEELGFAQDEILQAISQLKRVSGRFETMKSDGGIFFIVDYAHTPDALENILDSINDIRTKNERLITVFGCGGDRDHSKRPEMGNIATKKSTLAIITSDNPRTEDPGQIIKEIEAGVEPQNFSKYTSIPDRKEAIKMAIKFAEPKDIILVAGKGHENYQEINGVKHHFDDKEVINELWKLMSK, encoded by the coding sequence ATGATAATAACAGAATTAGTAAACAGAATCCCAGTAATAGAAATTCACGGTGATAACAACCGTGAGGTATTAGAATTGGTGTTTGACAGCAGAAAGGTTACAGAGAACTCTCTTTACATTGCAATAAGAGGAACAGTTGTGGATGGACACTCATTCATTGCATCTTCTATTGAAAAGGGGGCAACAACAATTGTTTGTGAAGAATATCCTGAAACACTGGCAGAAAACGTAACCTATATAAAAGTTAAAGATTCTGCTAAAACTTTAGGTCATCTTGCTTCGAACTTCTACGGAAATCCATCCAGGAAACTGAAGCTGATTGGAGTTACCGGAACAAACGGAAAGACATCTGTTTCTACCCTTCTTTTTGATGTATTCAGAAATTTAGGATATGATTCTGCTTTATTATCAACCGTTGAAATCAGAATTGGGGAAGAAATTATCCCAGCAACTCATACCACTCCGGATGTTATTACCATCAACAAAATATTAGCAGAGGCTGTTGAAAAAGGTTGCGAATTTGCTTTCATGGAAGTAAGTTCTCACGGAATTGCTCAAAACAGAATTGAAGGATTACACTTCAAAGTAGCAGGATTTACCAACCTTACCCACGATCATTTAGATTATCACAAAACGTTTGAAGAATATTTAAAAACGAAAAAAAGATTCTTTGATGAACTAGAAGATACAGCCGTTGCCATCACCAATGTAGATGACAAAAACGGGAATGTCATGCTTCAGAATACAAAGGCCAAAAAGAAGTCTTATGCTTTGAAGACAATGGCAGACTTCCACGGAAAACTATTGGAGGTTGATTTCAACGGAATGCTGCTGAATTTCAACGGAAAAGAATTCTGGACAACATTGACTGGAAAATTCAATGTCTACAACCTATTGCTTGTTTTCGGAATAGCAGAAGAACTTGGATTCGCACAGGACGAAATTCTTCAGGCCATCAGCCAGTTAAAAAGAGTTTCCGGAAGATTTGAAACGATGAAATCGGACGGTGGAATTTTCTTTATCGTAGATTATGCACACACTCCGGATGCCTTAGAAAACATCCTGGACAGTATCAATGATATCAGAACCAAAAACGAGAGATTAATCACCGTTTTCGGATGCGGAGGAGACAGAGATCACTCAAAAAGACCTGAAATGGGAAATATTGCCACTAAAAAATCAACATTGGCAATCATCACTTCAGATAACCCGAGAACAGAAGATCCTGGACAAATTATAAAAGAAATTGAAGCCGGTGTTGAACCTCAGAACTTCAGCAAATACACTTCAATTCCTGACAGAAAAGAAGCCATAAAAATGGCTATCAAGTTTGCAGAACCTAAAGATATCATTCTCGTAGCTGGAAAAGGGCACGAAAACTATCAGGAGATAAATGGTGTAAAACATCATTTTGATGACAAAGAAGTAATTAATGAGCTTTGGAAATTAATGTCCAAGTAA